TCATCTTCCATATTAGCGTTGTTAGTAACTCTGCCATTTCTAAATCTCTTCTCTCCCCACGCACCCGCTGCTTCTGGTAACTCATCTTCTTTTCCgcaatggaaaaaatataaattttcttgatTAAAGGTGGAGGCGATAAAATATTTCAGGCCAAATAACTAAGTCCAGCTCATCAAAAGCCCCACTAGAAGACaaatggaagaaagaagaggagagACAAAATGGACAAAAGGCTTGGAAAGGTGTTAGGAGGAAAAGATGAAAAGGGATATGAATGAGAGGCAATGTGACATAAAGGAGTGGTGAATGAATGCAAAATAGGTAAGGGACGGAGgataaagaaaaatggactAGACCACTTCCAAGGAGGGGGACTTTTTCGACTTCAACTTCTTCAATCTCTGAGGAAGGAGACGAGTGAGGAGATTTTTATTGTATAGAAAGGAAGAGAGATAATGAGagactataaataaatatattatagaagactcattctcaaaatttctgTAGAGGTAAGCCTTATGTTAAATCACGTAAATCTAggtgttattattttttaattttttttacatttatttactACTCACCGTTATGTATTTACACACCGACGCCGTATAACCGTATCGGACCACCGTCAGAGACTTCACACTACACTGATTGAGGCCCGATCAACTTCAACGGGCTGGGAATGGATCTTTCTATCCGTCCAGCCTGTTGTGCCGTTTTAAGGTTTTAACAGAAGGAGATGGAAATTTGTATTTGCATGGCTGTTTTGTGACTTCAACTGGTAAAAGGGATTTTTTACAAGTAGGTAAAAGGAAAATTTGTGGAGTGTGCATGTGTGTTATTTGGCTTATGTCTGATTAAGGTGCTCCATGGCCgcttaattttataaaccaATGGAGTAGTTTGCTCGATAATTCTCATTCCTAGcccttcgttttttttttttttggtctgcATTAGgtgatattttgaaaaaaaaatgtcgaaGATGTAACTTGAGGAACTTGAGCGAGAGGAACTTGAGGTTGTGCTTCAGGTTGCTTATTTATTTGCTTGAATCTCTACTTTTATAATTGATTAATCTCGTCCAGTATTTCAATGTTATGTTCTGATTTTTTGTATACAGGGCGCGGACTTTCTTGAAATCGATCATCCAGTCGGCCCTTTCGGTACTAAGGTCAGTGTCGTTTGAACTTAAAAATCTTTACTTTGgtgtttataaattataatgaacctTTAAATACTTAATTGTAGATTTTTAATCGGCTCTTGATGTACTTTTCCAGTGTCGGATCAATGCTTCTTATGTCACTTTGACCGGtttggaatgagattttttctttttggtgttGATAATTGAGACATTGGGAACAACTTTGATTAATTGGGAAATGAGACTACATCACCTATAACTTATTCATGTAGCTTTTACGAGTTTATAATCGATCATTAATGGTTGCATAGAGGCTTTTGTGTAATGTTCGTTTGTTGAAGTATGCTGCTACAgttttaccgataaaaaaaaatggtatgttcCTGCAGTTTTTCTGGATTCATTTTTCATTACCTTTTGCAAATATTATTCTCTCTCTGAAGTCTGTCGAGATGGAAAACTTGGGATTTTTTTAGAAGCTACTCTGTTAGTTGGAATTGTCGTGGTTTTGTATGAATTATTGTATGTACAATAGCCCAGTGAACAATAACATATACGCAATTGAATCAACATGCTGAATGTTCTACATGTGTAATTCCTGGTTTGGGAATCAATTGAGCTAATGATTATGGTATTATAGTTGGCATAATCTGGATTTATAGAGATTATGTTACTGTAGACGTTGGCATAGTCTGGATTGTTCTTTCTGTCATAGAAAAAAACTAATATGGGTTTATAGAgattgaaagattttttttttttttatttggcacCGGGTGTTCAGGAATagtgtcccgactaatcccaggggtacacaggccctcggcaaagagtttcccgcaagtgcacgtcgggtaattcaagagaaaaatcttccaatccgatggcccctagagattgtttgcacccaaggagaTTTGAAGCTTAGACATGGGGGAACATActcccaagcccaaggcctttatcacttgagccaacccctaagggTTAGAGAGATTGAAAGATGTCCTCAAATGCCTAGTTTCTGTAATGTTTTTTGCTTGTAGGAAACACCTGCTGTCATCAAGTCTGTCTTTGACAAAAGAATAGTCAGATGCCCTGGTGGTGAGCAAGGTAGACATTCTTCTCATTTATCCAATTCTCCCCCTTATTAATGCAATAGCAGAATTCCTTTACTTTAGTTCTTGATagtgttttgaaatttgtaagaATTTCACAGAAGATGAGCACGAGCATGATGAATGCCCCATCTGTTCGCAACATTTCATGGTAATTTATTCCAGTTTCCATTTtagttgttatttttatttatttatttactatacATCTTATCTCACTGTGGGTATTTTTGAAGTAATACAAGAAGCTTCACATAATACTGTTTCTGTTTTTTAGCAGGAAGTGGTTGGCCCTGGAGGTCATACCGATGGCCATGGAGATGATGATCACCAGTGATCCACCTTGGAAGAATTTGTCTTAGATTTATTGTTTGGTTTGTTGTACGCCTCGCCTGCTGGCATAAGttttttgttgtcttttctttctctaacgTGCGTGTTAAATAGAATGCTCCAAACTAGGAAGTCTTGTCTTTTCTCTCCCAAGAATTGAAGGTTTTTCCAATGCTATGGACCCTTGGACCCATCGACGCCCCGGCCCCGTTTAATTATCAGTTTCTGGTAGAGTGGTATATCTCATTGCGCTTTAAGAGGTTTAGATTGGCTGTTCTACCAGATTTTCCTTACTCTGCTTTATGCAACAATTTCTCTGCCTGACTACACAATGTCAGCAGCTCAGCTTCGTGAAACTATGACCGATTGTCTCTCTGAGGCGCTCTCAGGTTCCCACGAAGCTAGGCAGAAAGCGCTTCAAATGCTGGATTCTATCACCAAGGTTAGTCCTCAAAACAGGAGCTTGCTTGCACAAATAAATGATGCCATCCCTGCCCTCCTTAACCTCTCCAAGTCTTCATCCGCCATGATTGAAACTCTCTCCTTGTCCATCCTCTTCAACCTCTCACTCAACCCTGATCTAAAGCAGTCTCTAGCAGATATGAAAACCATTTTTCTCCTCAATTCTATGATCCTCTTACCAAGCTCTCCAGCATCCAGCAGATTGGCCGCATCATTGGTTTGCAGTTTGGCAATGCTTGACAAGAACAAAGCCAAGTTTGGAGTAGCTGGTACCATCCAGTTGCTGGTCAAGGCAGTCTCGTGGCATCGTGGCCCGGCTGCCCATCATCTCCTAAGTTCTCTGGCTGAACTTGTCCAGTTCCATGGCAATTGCACCGTGGCTGTTCGATCCGGAGCTGTTCCAGTGCTTATCCAAATAGTGGAGAACAATGATGGTGAGGATCTAGCCGGAACTTCTCTAGCTGTTCTCGGTCTCCTTGGTAGGTTTGACGAGGGATTGAATGCATTGAGAAAGACTGAGGACGTTGTGAGTTTGATGATCAATGTGTTGAAAAGGAGGTGCATGTTGAGTAAGGAGGGTGCGGCAGAGATACTTCTTCGCCTGTTTGATGAAAGTGAGGACATCATCAGAGATGCTTCCAGAGCGCCCGACTCCTTGACCGCGCTGCTAGCAGATCTTTCTGTGAGAGGATCTGCAAAAGCTCGAGAGAAGGCTACTTTGctaatgaagaaaatgataaaagccAACGTGGATTCTGATGTGGATGGGGAATCCATGTTTAATTTCCAATGGAAATAagattagagaaatgatagttggaATCGTGGCATCTGAGACTACTTTAAATTAGATTAAACACCTGCCAGAGATCATAATCTTATCCAACCACTCCATGACCAGCGTAGAAAGTAATCAATACCTGTTCTACAGACTCTGTATGGTGAAATTTTCCTGTAGACATCATTCATATGTATGATTTTAGGTTCCTAGTTTgaaagatgtttcagaaaattaatttgtaatagaaCGAAAAATAATTGTCCAGATTTcccaaaaattaatataaattaattttgagcaattattatctaatttttaaaatacgGACGTGTGGTACTCTTATTTTGTTATAGATATTACATCaattaaaacttatataaataattttaattatatgacatGTTGTGATAAAGTGAGAGTATCTCGTCATCTATACTCGAGAGTgcctaattatttaaaatatttgtccCATACAATTAATTACAAGGTTAGCCTCGAGGTAAAGCTGTAAATTGTTCATCTCAAATTCATCTGAGGTATCTTTCCTACGTAGATATTCCATCCTCCTGGACCTCCCAGGCCATCGATCtattaatatcatatataaagcTACGAATCTTAAACCATTATCGTCCTTTTTTATTCTGTAATAAACTAGAGATACAACATTCAATAGGACATTGAACTTGGACAGAATTAAGCTTTGACCATCGTAAGATCATTTGAATTACCATGCTCGAAACagataaaatattacaaaacaatgCACGAAATgactctctctcaatctcaaatttgttcttccttttttttttttttgtttttgttttttttcctccttccaAGAGGTCACGAACCATTGTCTACGTAGAAGGTTTTGAGCATGTTTATAAGGAGTAAACAATTCTCTTTTACAGAatcggttttatgagatgatcAATTAGgtttatgaattttttcatgtaatcgGAACCTGTCACATAATGGATGGGGGGTCTATACTACTTATTTTGTGACAATGACTAGGAAAAAAATACTGACCTGTACGTGAAagagggtgttgaggaataatatcacattatttgtggacaaagtattatatatgtttataagaaataaataattctcTCTTATAAAACTGATTTACTGAGATGAATTGagtctataaatttatttaggTAATGGGTTTTATGTATTTACCATTAAAGTACTCTTGATAATTACCACGAAGCACTGGCGCAAATTGATTTGCCAagtattattaagaaaaagatgaagtaAGAGCAACAAAAGATTGACAGACAAGATGGAGAATATTCAAGATGGCGGCTATTGCCAGCCCAAATGATGTTTGTTTAACAAAAGACGaaaggattattattattattattattattattatttattatttattttttttcctcttctctgGGCAGAAAGATGAGAGGAGCCAGAGAGAGAATGTTGGCGGGGTAGATTAATGGATGCTAATGAAAATTTTCCTTCATTCGCCCTACTACTTTTTAATTAGCATCTTATTTTCCAAGTCTcgtttgattaaaaatatagttttttgtaaaagatatttgagcctttttttttgtggaaGAAAGTGACAAAAACTTTATAACAATCAGAATGGTATAAGTTTAAAAAGTATGGCTGCATGACAATCTAGTATTCAATAGTGAAAGCTGCAAGAATAATATAGGGTTAGTATTCCGGCCACTGAGATGAAAGGAGGTAAGAGGAGCAAGGGAGTGAGAAATACCCAGAGACTTAATTAAGCATTTGACAGAATAGAACGATACATGCAGCATATATACATACAGCTATATATACAGATTCCTCTCACACGAATCAACTTAGTATACTCACATAAAAAACCGAGGCTCCACGAATCCATCAACACTACTACTAAAAGATGCTGCTCCTTTCACTTGTTCCCCATTaatctttatctttttctcttttaatttttttaaaaataatctataaatCTCTTTATTGAGTCTTGACACAGCCAGCTCGCATACGTTGTCaatgaaaaaaaacttaaacataTGTTATCGTAAAAAATTATtggtgtttttaattttttcttaaattgtaATAATCTCCACATCATGTGCAATAAGCTCCGTTTAGATTGAGAAAcacttttaactcatctcatcattataatttttataaatttttacaaaaaatacaataaacaattcaactttttcaaatctaaaaatcataataatattaaaaaaataatagtctaataatattttattcaattttcaatttttatttcaactcatctcatctcatttcaactcactattcaaacctaaCCTAACTAATGCATTTACACACCAATTTGTGAGtaggaaaattaaaaacagCCGCCATGCATGGGTGATATACTAATTAATACAAGCACACGGAAAATATTAGCTAGGtgcctatatatatttatatatatgagcaaTGATATACATCAGCCGCACTCTCTGCACACTCAAcgtgatgtttttttttcttcttcatcacagTGTGCTGCGGCTATAAcggctgatgtaaataatttctatatatatatatatatatatatatgggcgcGCGCGCGCtttccttagcagcaacttgctTAAAAGCGAACTGAAAAGCGATAGCTAGCTAGTCGTGGTTGTCGATGATCATCTGCATATATAAAAACTGGCACATTACTTTTGAGCATATGAAACCTTGAAAAGATGTCAGAACACGGACAATATTTGTGGTGAACATGTGGAATGTCGCAGTAATTTAAAAATCCCAACAAACCATATAAACTACTAATCTCTATCTTTTTGTCCAACCTTCATTCTCAGCCATCCTTCCTTCTGTCACAAATTAGTTTCTTAATTCATGTGTTACACTACTGTTGGACCAAATTCAAGGtatcagcatatatatatatatatatatgttcatgttcatgccttaaaataataatgtcaCAAACCAGTTCCATCGATCTcgtgattatatataatttattctcaAGGCAAAGGCTAGCCTACATCTACGTACAGGCGGCTTTGGCTACAATTAACAGATTTTAcgtaaataatttgtttatgaTTGATTCTAATTCTCCCACTTATGCTGTGGAGGGTATAGATCAAAGAGATCTAtgacaatttttataaaaaaactcgtGAATTTCTGTCcataaacatttcatttttacaaaaccCACCGAATGAAGATAATGTCAATTGCCACTAGGGCGTACACAACAAATCAATGAAGCCAAACATtagatatatatgaatgaatacATGTCTCAATCGCACGACTTGTGACTGATGACCCTCCATCGATGCAACTACACATTCTTCATAAATATCTTTTGTCCCCCATTATGATAATACACTTATAAAGTCCACAGTGATGCGTCCAAGGAATGGCGCCTCAAGACAGCCTCATTGCGTGGAAGCTCTCTCTCATTGCTACTACATTACTGCACAAATTTGGCACCAAGTGTAGTTCATGTATATAACAACTTTCTTAATGTCATGTCACAAGTTCAATATAGGCTCTTCTCTAGTTTAAGTATTGAGGTTGCCTCTAATTACTCTTGGCTTGAGAACTTCTAtagtcacaaaaagattatataaaattaaactcacaaattaatataatgagCTTCTAACTCACACAATGCGCggattattgtgtattttgtatatgaagGAGGGAGATTTAGAGAGAGACCGAGTTTTATAGTGGAGAAATTCAAAACGGTTTATttgacaaaataatataaaagttgaaataatatatttgtgtggagacttgaatcggtttatatctttatatgtaagaaaataaatgaaacttaaaatttataacagttcataataaaacaataaaatttaaaagtt
This genomic interval from Juglans microcarpa x Juglans regia isolate MS1-56 chromosome 4D, Jm3101_v1.0, whole genome shotgun sequence contains the following:
- the LOC121260316 gene encoding U-box domain-containing protein 2-like, whose protein sequence is MSAAQLRETMTDCLSEALSGSHEARQKALQMLDSITKVSPQNRSLLAQINDAIPALLNLSKSSSAMIETLSLSILFNLSLNPDLKQSLADMKTIFLLNSMILLPSSPASSRLAASLVCSLAMLDKNKAKFGVAGTIQLLVKAVSWHRGPAAHHLLSSLAELVQFHGNCTVAVRSGAVPVLIQIVENNDGEDLAGTSLAVLGLLGRFDEGLNALRKTEDVVSLMINVLKRRCMLSKEGAAEILLRLFDESEDIIRDASRAPDSLTALLADLSVRGSAKAREKATLLMKKMIKANVDSDVDGESMFNFQWK